One window from the genome of Xenorhabdus bovienii SS-2004 encodes:
- a CDS encoding ISAs1 family transposase: MPSHDTFRRCFSLLNPRLFERHFYQWVSHDVSSEKRAIIAIDGKSLRHSFDKKIEQSPLHVVSAFSVEKGLSLCQCAVDGKSNEIKAIPTLLSMLSLKGHLVTLDAMGCQRTIAQQLRESGADYILSLKGNQGKTFSEAVNYFQQQQATQKPYLKPDHDEFEDSHGRTVRRRGWVLPLTPETKHLGSWPDIQALLVTETIRQEQYSETVTSYFRYYLSSCQDAPAFQLAAIRKHWAIENSLHWVLDVTFREDDSRMREQIATRIFAQLRKMALNIVKRDTNSKLSLSARRKSAGWDNGYMEALLFNQF; this comes from the coding sequence ATTCCGTCACATGATACTTTCCGGCGCTGTTTCAGTTTATTAAATCCCCGCCTCTTTGAACGCCATTTTTATCAGTGGGTTTCTCATGATGTTTCTTCAGAAAAGCGGGCGATCATTGCGATTGATGGTAAAAGTTTACGCCATTCGTTTGACAAGAAAATTGAACAAAGCCCATTACATGTGGTAAGTGCATTCTCCGTTGAGAAAGGGCTTAGCTTATGTCAGTGTGCTGTAGACGGAAAATCAAACGAAATTAAGGCCATCCCCACATTATTATCGATGCTTTCCTTGAAAGGCCATCTCGTGACGCTTGATGCGATGGGCTGTCAACGCACGATTGCCCAGCAATTACGCGAGAGCGGAGCCGATTATATTTTGTCCCTTAAAGGCAATCAGGGAAAAACCTTTTCGGAAGCGGTTAACTATTTTCAACAACAACAGGCAACACAAAAACCTTATCTGAAACCTGACCATGATGAATTTGAAGATAGCCATGGGCGTACCGTCAGACGACGCGGATGGGTTCTACCGCTGACACCAGAAACAAAACACTTAGGCTCCTGGCCAGATATTCAGGCTCTTCTGGTCACAGAAACAATACGGCAAGAACAATATTCTGAAACAGTCACCTCTTATTTTCGTTATTATTTAAGTAGTTGTCAGGATGCTCCTGCCTTTCAGTTAGCAGCCATTCGGAAACATTGGGCTATTGAAAATAGCTTACACTGGGTACTGGATGTCACTTTTCGGGAAGATGATTCACGGATGAGAGAGCAGATCGCCACAAGAATATTTGCCCAATTACGTAAAATGGCGCTCAATATCGTCAAACGGGATACCAACAGTAAGTTGAGTTTGAGTGCCCGAAGGAAATCAGCCGGGTGGGATAATGGCTACATGGAAGCCCTGTTATTTAATCA
- a CDS encoding IS1 family transposase (programmed frameshift), whose protein sequence is MAKVDVYCRYCHKSEQVKGHGKGNGGHPRYRCYSCCKVFQLAYTYQACKPGVKEQIVDIAMNNGGIRDTARILKVATATVMKTLKNLRPRNVTTLPLAECGIQIVCEIDEQWSFVGNKKNQRWLWYAWEPRLKRIVAHVFGDRSRKTLDKLLTLLSSFTIRFYCTDDYVVYDPLPEEEHLTGKAFTQRIERTNLTHRTRIKRLNRKTIGYSKSEEMHDKVIGTFIEREHYF, encoded by the exons ATGGCCAAAGTTGATGTCTATTGCCGTTATTGCCACAAATCAGAACAGGTCAAAGGACATGGGAAAGGAAATGGCGGACATCCTCGTTATCGCTGTTATAGCTGCTGTAAGGTCTTTCAGTTGGCGTATACCTATCAGGCCTGCAAACCCGGCGTTAAAGAACAGATTGTCGATATCGCGATGAATAACGGGGGAATTCGTGACACCGCTCGGATCCTGAAAGTCGCCACCGCCACCGTCATGAAAACATTAAAAA ACCTCAGACCCCGAAACGTAACGACACTTCCCCTTGCGGAATGTGGCATCCAGATTGTCTGTGAAATCGACGAGCAATGGTCGTTTGTCGGCAATAAGAAAAACCAACGCTGGCTTTGGTATGCTTGGGAACCCCGCCTGAAGCGAATAGTGGCTCATGTTTTTGGCGATCGCAGTCGAAAAACGTTAGACAAGCTGCTTACCCTCTTATCTTCCTTTACTATTCGGTTTTACTGCACGGATGACTATGTTGTTTATGACCCACTTCCCGAGGAAGAGCACTTGACTGGAAAGGCGTTTACTCAGCGTATAGAGAGAACGAATTTAACGCATCGTACCCGAATCAAAAGGCTGAATAGAAAAACCATTGGGTATTCAAAATCGGAAGAAATGCACGATAAAGTGATAGGAACCTTTATTGAACGTGAACATTATTTTTAA
- a CDS encoding Hcp family type VI secretion system effector, producing MANIIYLTINGKKQGLISSGCSSENSIGNLCQNGHENKIYIYELNHSLSREQNVNHFPITIKKPIDKSTPLLGMAISDNEELECIFDIYRTDNSGGLVLFFTIKVTNATISNIDIICPHSLTHNDAQPQESISLKYKSITWQHHTAGTSGYSIWDDRIY from the coding sequence ATGGCTAACATTATTTATCTAACAATTAATGGAAAAAAACAAGGTTTAATATCATCAGGATGTTCATCAGAAAACTCCATTGGAAATCTCTGTCAAAATGGTCATGAAAATAAAATATACATATACGAGTTAAATCATTCGTTATCTAGAGAACAAAACGTAAATCATTTCCCAATTACAATAAAAAAACCTATAGATAAATCAACTCCATTATTAGGAATGGCAATATCAGATAATGAAGAATTAGAATGTATATTTGATATTTATAGAACAGATAATAGCGGTGGCCTTGTGCTTTTTTTTACTATAAAAGTGACAAATGCAACCATAAGTAATATTGATATTATTTGCCCTCATTCTTTAACTCATAATGATGCTCAGCCGCAGGAAAGTATTTCTTTAAAATATAAAAGCATAACATGGCAGCATCACACCGCAGGAACTAGCGGGTATAGTATTTGGGATGACAGGATTTATTAA
- a CDS encoding DUF4225 domain-containing protein, whose amino-acid sequence MDIYANRENDYFATMGMLTARSVTESALSVSIFLNNFRIKAYFKSEIKKFTDNNLNIILSKSSTKASKMQAIQDLKKEKLYLSQQENIIRNNILEKYAVIEIKKELDFFTYVLKGFGIVAGGAQIITGAAMVTATSQTVVGYVAGSALIVNGMSNIEENLNSLLKKDPDYKGYLRRGYEHAFLFMGSDKKTANLVYGGVDIALSGYGAFRNVLKPDSWRLFNYVKDDYVTSYKLMSGYALTFEVVADGVTLKSTYDSYNDPQNNSK is encoded by the coding sequence ATGGATATATATGCAAATAGAGAGAATGATTACTTTGCTACAATGGGAATGCTAACTGCTAGAAGCGTAACAGAATCGGCATTAAGTGTTTCTATTTTCCTAAATAACTTTCGTATAAAGGCATATTTTAAATCAGAAATAAAAAAATTCACTGACAATAATTTAAACATAATACTAAGCAAGTCATCAACGAAAGCATCTAAAATGCAGGCAATACAAGACCTAAAAAAAGAAAAACTATATTTATCACAACAAGAAAATATTATAAGAAATAATATACTTGAAAAGTACGCTGTCATAGAAATCAAGAAAGAGCTAGATTTTTTTACGTATGTTTTGAAGGGATTTGGCATAGTTGCCGGAGGTGCTCAGATAATTACTGGCGCGGCTATGGTAACAGCTACAAGCCAAACAGTAGTCGGTTATGTCGCAGGTTCAGCACTCATAGTTAATGGTATGAGTAATATAGAAGAAAATTTAAATTCCTTATTAAAGAAAGATCCTGATTATAAGGGATATCTAAGAAGAGGATACGAACATGCTTTTTTATTTATGGGATCTGATAAAAAGACCGCAAATTTAGTTTATGGAGGTGTAGATATTGCTTTATCTGGTTATGGTGCATTTAGAAATGTGTTAAAACCTGATTCTTGGCGATTATTTAATTATGTAAAAGATGATTATGTCACCAGCTATAAATTAATGAGTGGTTATGCTCTTACATTTGAGGTAGTAGCTGATGGGGTCACATTAAAATCAACTTATGATTCTTATAATGACCCTCAAAATAATAGTAAATAA
- a CDS encoding helix-turn-helix transcriptional regulator has translation MAVTALKVNLIRLPEVQRRTGYSKAWIYKLISDGEFPKQVKIGPRSIAFIESEIDNWIAQRIAESRAA, from the coding sequence ATGGCAGTGACAGCATTGAAGGTAAATCTTATCCGTTTGCCGGAAGTTCAGCGCCGAACGGGTTACAGCAAGGCGTGGATCTACAAATTAATTAGCGATGGAGAATTCCCGAAGCAGGTCAAAATCGGCCCCCGCTCCATCGCATTTATTGAATCAGAAATAGATAACTGGATTGCCCAACGCATCGCGGAATCACGGGCGGCATAA
- a CDS encoding tyrosine-type recombinase/integrase, with protein MKLNARQIETAKPKEKTYKLADGGGLYLEVSSRGSKYWRMKYYRPTDKKEDRLAFGVYPTVSLADARAKRDEAKKLMAQGIDPKAEKKGTPTPAKVNSFEQVARAWHASNKRWSDSHRQKILRSLEQYIFPHIGARDITTLRTSQLLAPVKAIDEQDKHDIAQRLRQRITAIMRYAVQNDILESNPANDMTGALTTAKSRHHPALPHECLPDFLNRLSAYRGRLLTKIAVELALLTFVRSSELRFARWQEIDLENSVWKIPATRQPIKGVRFSERGMKMKTDHIVPLSRQAVGLINALHELSGNCDVMFPSDHNSAKVMSENTVNKALRAMGYDTQTEVCGHGFRTMARGAMGESGLWSDDAIERQLSHIERNNVRAAYIHTSKHLDERRLMVQWWADYLDANREKPITPYDFAKPLRDRANR; from the coding sequence ATGAAACTTAATGCACGACAAATCGAAACTGCAAAACCCAAAGAAAAAACCTACAAACTCGCCGATGGCGGCGGTCTCTATTTAGAAGTCTCGTCACGCGGCTCGAAATACTGGCGCATGAAGTATTACCGCCCGACCGATAAAAAAGAAGACCGTCTGGCGTTCGGTGTTTATCCGACTGTATCCTTAGCCGATGCCCGCGCTAAACGCGATGAAGCCAAAAAACTGATGGCACAGGGCATCGATCCCAAAGCCGAAAAGAAAGGCACACCAACGCCTGCCAAAGTCAACTCGTTTGAACAAGTCGCCCGTGCATGGCACGCCAGTAACAAACGCTGGAGCGACAGCCACCGTCAAAAAATCCTGCGCAGCCTTGAGCAATATATTTTCCCCCATATCGGCGCCAGAGATATTACCACATTACGCACCAGCCAGCTTTTAGCGCCCGTCAAGGCCATTGATGAGCAGGACAAACACGATATCGCCCAGCGGCTGCGCCAGCGTATCACCGCCATCATGCGCTACGCCGTCCAGAATGATATTCTGGAGTCCAACCCGGCTAACGATATGACCGGCGCACTCACCACCGCAAAATCCCGTCATCACCCCGCCTTGCCCCATGAATGTTTACCTGATTTCCTGAACCGATTGTCTGCTTACCGAGGACGCTTACTGACCAAAATCGCGGTAGAACTGGCGCTGCTGACGTTTGTCCGCTCCAGTGAGCTGAGATTTGCCCGCTGGCAGGAAATCGACCTTGAAAATTCAGTATGGAAAATCCCTGCCACAAGGCAACCGATTAAAGGCGTTCGCTTTTCTGAGCGCGGCATGAAAATGAAAACGGATCACATTGTACCGTTGAGCCGTCAGGCGGTTGGTCTTATCAACGCGTTACACGAACTGAGCGGCAACTGCGACGTGATGTTCCCCAGCGATCATAATTCCGCGAAAGTCATGAGTGAAAACACGGTTAACAAGGCATTACGCGCGATGGGGTACGATACTCAAACCGAAGTCTGCGGGCATGGTTTCCGCACAATGGCACGTGGTGCAATGGGGGAATCCGGCCTGTGGAGCGATGACGCTATCGAGCGCCAGTTAAGCCATATCGAACGAAACAACGTCCGGGCGGCCTATATTCACACCTCCAAGCATCTGGACGAACGGCGGCTGATGGTGCAGTGGTGGGCGGATTATCTGGATGCCAACCGGGAAAAACCAATCACACCCTATGACTTCGCCAAACCGCTGCGCGACAGAGCAAACCGATAG
- a CDS encoding ParA family protein: MIILPIISPKGGEGKSTHAANLAGFFADAGLCVLLIDADYSQPTSSSIFPLSYEAPAGLYELLMQTVDLNQSEQIISRSVIKNLDILISNDPDELLPTAMLHAPDGRLRLRNVLQHPLFSQYDIIFIDSKGATGVMSELVVLAATQGVLGVIKPILPDVREFLRGTLRMLTRLRPFEHYGIRLPAIQILVNGIEGTNLDRDTLSELADIINNQRYDASALGGRQVYQLLETRIDLLDIYKLGHVRAQPVHRLEYKTTRKSPAAAQTMHRLACELVPLWAEKFDAVLTVQPTGEAQ; encoded by the coding sequence ATGATAATTCTTCCCATAATTTCCCCCAAAGGGGGCGAAGGTAAATCGACTCACGCGGCTAATCTGGCCGGTTTTTTTGCCGATGCCGGTTTATGCGTTCTCCTGATTGATGCGGATTACTCGCAACCCACGTCCAGCAGTATTTTTCCCCTGAGCTATGAAGCGCCCGCCGGATTGTATGAGTTGCTGATGCAGACGGTGGATCTGAACCAGTCTGAGCAGATCATTTCCCGTTCGGTTATCAAAAACCTCGATATTCTGATCTCCAACGATCCGGATGAACTCCTGCCCACGGCAATGCTGCACGCGCCCGACGGGCGTTTGCGTCTGCGCAATGTCCTGCAACATCCTCTCTTCAGCCAGTACGATATTATTTTCATTGATTCCAAAGGGGCGACCGGCGTGATGAGCGAGCTGGTTGTACTGGCGGCCACGCAGGGCGTGCTGGGGGTTATCAAGCCTATTTTACCCGACGTCCGCGAGTTCCTGCGCGGCACCCTGCGGATGCTGACCCGGCTCCGGCCTTTTGAACACTACGGTATCCGGCTGCCGGCTATCCAGATACTGGTCAACGGGATTGAAGGAACGAATCTCGACCGGGATACGCTGAGTGAACTGGCTGACATTATCAATAATCAACGGTATGACGCTTCCGCACTGGGCGGCAGGCAGGTTTACCAGCTGCTGGAAACCCGGATAGACCTGCTGGATATCTACAAACTGGGGCATGTCCGTGCCCAGCCCGTTCATCGCCTTGAGTATAAAACCACCCGAAAAAGCCCGGCTGCCGCGCAAACCATGCACCGCCTCGCCTGTGAGTTAGTGCCCTTATGGGCGGAAAAATTCGACGCGGTATTGACTGTGCAACCGACAGGAGAGGCGCAATGA
- the dnaB-PI gene encoding SPI-7-type island replicative DNA helicase → MDIAHEHLQIISEEAPSYAYAEVGVLGGLVLENERWDSVVQLLVADDFYFPAHRIIFQAIAELSEKNCPFDLITLTDRLTQRGQIDRACGFAYVAEVCKNTPSAANIEEYARIVAEKSRLRQLLALGKSLSADVFQPNIQSDTLIEQAESQLFNLAEKGSTRQHQEMTLLQGADSLIAHLERIQGSQGITGTPTGFQDLDEKTGGLQAGDLILLAARPSMGKTALGLACCLGVLRHRDDAVVQIFSLEMPAAQLMLRLTAMEGGVSLSTLRSGMLDDEQWGRISQSLDQFARWDQRLVIDDCSHQTPALLRARARRYTRKYGQPALIMVDYLQLMCAPGQENRTQEIADISRNLKALGKELGCPVLALSQLNRQVENRSDKRPNNGDLRDSGSLEQDADLILHLYRDEVYHPDTPDTGTAEIIIGKQRQGPTGVVRVGFDGQYTRFSDLSADSDGYGE, encoded by the coding sequence ATGGACATAGCGCATGAACATTTACAGATCATCAGTGAAGAGGCGCCCAGCTATGCGTATGCCGAAGTGGGGGTGTTGGGGGGGCTGGTACTGGAGAATGAGCGCTGGGATAGCGTTGTCCAGCTATTGGTTGCCGACGATTTTTATTTTCCGGCACACCGGATAATATTTCAGGCCATCGCTGAACTGAGCGAAAAAAACTGTCCGTTCGACCTGATTACCCTGACCGATAGGCTGACCCAGCGTGGGCAAATTGATCGGGCATGCGGTTTTGCTTATGTAGCGGAAGTGTGTAAAAACACGCCCAGTGCCGCCAATATTGAGGAGTATGCCCGTATTGTGGCGGAAAAAAGCCGGTTACGTCAGTTACTGGCACTGGGAAAATCCCTCAGCGCTGACGTTTTTCAGCCGAATATTCAGTCAGATACCCTGATAGAGCAGGCAGAAAGTCAGTTGTTTAATCTGGCTGAAAAAGGTTCGACCCGCCAGCATCAGGAAATGACCCTGTTGCAGGGCGCAGACAGCCTGATTGCCCATCTGGAGCGAATACAAGGCTCACAGGGAATAACCGGCACACCGACCGGATTTCAGGATCTTGATGAAAAAACCGGCGGCTTGCAGGCCGGTGATCTCATTTTGCTGGCTGCCCGCCCTTCGATGGGGAAAACCGCGTTGGGACTGGCCTGTTGCTTGGGTGTCCTGCGGCACCGGGATGATGCCGTGGTACAGATTTTCAGTCTGGAAATGCCGGCTGCACAACTGATGCTGCGCCTCACTGCCATGGAAGGCGGGGTTTCTCTGAGCACCCTGCGCAGCGGGATGCTGGATGATGAGCAGTGGGGACGCATAAGCCAGAGTCTGGATCAGTTTGCCCGCTGGGATCAGCGTCTGGTTATTGATGATTGCAGTCATCAGACGCCCGCACTATTACGCGCCCGTGCCCGCCGCTATACCCGCAAATACGGTCAACCCGCCCTGATTATGGTTGACTACCTCCAGCTGATGTGCGCGCCCGGGCAGGAAAACCGGACGCAGGAAATTGCCGATATCTCCCGTAACCTGAAAGCGTTAGGCAAAGAACTGGGCTGCCCGGTACTGGCGCTGTCCCAGCTTAACCGGCAGGTCGAAAACCGTTCCGATAAACGTCCTAACAATGGTGACCTGCGTGATTCCGGCTCACTGGAGCAGGACGCCGACCTGATACTGCATCTCTATCGCGATGAAGTCTATCACCCGGACACACCCGATACAGGTACTGCTGAAATCATTATTGGTAAGCAGCGTCAGGGGCCAACGGGCGTGGTTCGTGTGGGATTTGACGGCCAATATACGCGGTTTTCGGACTTATCCGCAGACAGTGATGGTTACGGGGAGTAA
- a CDS encoding ParB family protein: MARQPLNMGNALLQQGRQAAATLSEQPPVSEMPMVLTLDQLRPNPDNPRTSRNPRYEDIKASIKVRGLDTVPKVTRDPEGEDVYIFSDGGNTRYQVLSELWQETGDERFYRVHCLFKPWPGRLQCVIGHLAENELRGELSFIEKALGVCKARTLFEVQNQQKITQSELSALLGEAGFPVSRSYISRMEDTVQYLYPWMPDLLNSGLKVPQIRLLLALRQDAEAVWLQHVVSAISEPACSFDAIFGACCRKFDSPESWSPEMFRDELIGDLLQVLPHPQLNYDRWVLELDPKESNRRQLFGEQATPVDLVPEKPDTPKADRVRAPDREPNRRIMSQPVTDAEQASETTCAPVDKTPVPAPSSRNNPVLPPYQPDSPSEPALSEPEADDLHFARTGLEPVSSVWHISPMQDDIEHLQNMAFRLAFELAEVMGCDRDLLPVSDERSAGFCLIDGPDVHPFSCLLHSLTGEISTDRHELTLTAVLLGTAGRKAVPLLDDSQTVKFLRLLRIIRRLRELQREMVPEMLAM; the protein is encoded by the coding sequence ATGGCACGGCAACCTCTCAATATGGGCAATGCCCTGTTACAACAAGGGCGCCAGGCCGCGGCGACACTCAGTGAACAACCCCCTGTGTCGGAAATGCCGATGGTACTGACACTGGATCAACTCCGCCCCAATCCGGATAACCCCCGCACCAGTCGGAACCCGCGTTATGAGGATATCAAGGCCTCCATCAAAGTACGCGGGCTGGATACGGTGCCGAAAGTCACCCGCGATCCGGAAGGTGAAGATGTCTATATCTTCAGTGACGGCGGGAATACCCGTTATCAGGTTTTGTCCGAACTGTGGCAGGAAACCGGCGATGAGCGTTTTTATCGTGTTCACTGCCTGTTTAAACCGTGGCCGGGCAGATTGCAGTGTGTCATCGGGCATCTGGCGGAAAATGAACTGCGCGGTGAACTCAGTTTTATTGAAAAAGCCCTGGGGGTCTGCAAGGCCAGAACCCTTTTTGAAGTACAGAACCAGCAGAAAATCACCCAAAGTGAGTTGTCTGCACTACTGGGGGAAGCCGGTTTTCCTGTCAGCCGCAGTTATATCAGCCGGATGGAAGATACCGTGCAATATCTCTATCCGTGGATGCCGGATCTGCTGAACTCGGGGCTGAAGGTACCCCAAATTCGTTTGTTACTGGCATTACGGCAGGATGCCGAGGCCGTCTGGCTGCAACATGTTGTCAGTGCAATATCGGAGCCTGCCTGTTCCTTTGATGCGATTTTTGGTGCCTGTTGCCGCAAATTTGACTCCCCGGAATCCTGGTCACCGGAGATGTTCCGGGATGAACTTATCGGCGATTTATTGCAGGTATTGCCGCACCCGCAGCTGAATTATGACCGCTGGGTACTGGAACTCGATCCGAAGGAAAGTAACCGCCGGCAACTCTTTGGTGAACAGGCCACCCCGGTTGACCTTGTGCCGGAAAAGCCGGATACGCCTAAAGCGGATCGGGTTCGGGCGCCAGACAGGGAACCGAACCGGCGCATAATGTCTCAACCCGTCACGGATGCGGAGCAGGCATCGGAGACAACATGCGCTCCGGTCGATAAGACACCCGTGCCTGCTCCGTCTTCCCGAAACAATCCGGTGCTCCCGCCTTATCAGCCGGATAGTCCGTCTGAACCGGCGCTGTCTGAGCCTGAAGCCGACGATCTCCACTTTGCCCGGACCGGGCTGGAGCCGGTCAGCTCAGTCTGGCACATTTCCCCGATGCAGGACGATATCGAGCATTTGCAAAATATGGCGTTTCGCCTGGCGTTTGAACTGGCCGAAGTGATGGGCTGTGACCGTGATTTGCTGCCGGTATCGGATGAACGGTCGGCGGGATTTTGCCTGATTGACGGGCCGGATGTTCATCCTTTTTCGTGTTTATTGCACTCCCTGACCGGGGAAATCTCGACTGACCGTCATGAACTGACGCTGACTGCCGTTCTGCTCGGCACCGCCGGACGGAAGGCGGTACCATTACTGGATGACAGCCAGACCGTGAAGTTTTTGCGGCTGCTGCGGATTATCCGCCGCCTGCGTGAACTTCAGCGTGAAATGGTGCCGGAGATGTTGGCGATGTAG
- a CDS encoding DUF2857 domain-containing protein: MNHLSQATNSLLLQLVMDLKNGYIRRCEALGLAPSEMLMLQSLTIEDLHYLGNSPVSVLSVQIHHANLARILHQARIEQQRIQRIDRALALSGSIDLMHYFFGLSSLEVAARRRIAGIAVKSGRVSVLTEAENRDLWQRWQAAKMRDADSADGLDIMMDVAEHHDISLTSVWNAVKEWQQQGASGSVSVKKQG, translated from the coding sequence ATGAATCATTTATCGCAAGCGACCAACAGCCTGTTGTTGCAGTTGGTGATGGATTTGAAGAACGGCTATATCCGCCGTTGCGAAGCACTGGGGCTGGCACCCTCGGAGATGCTGATGTTACAGAGCCTGACGATTGAGGATTTGCATTATCTGGGCAACAGCCCGGTATCGGTGCTGAGTGTGCAAATTCATCACGCCAATCTGGCCCGCATCTTACATCAGGCGCGTATCGAACAGCAGCGGATACAACGCATTGACCGGGCTCTGGCACTCAGCGGATCGATTGATCTGATGCACTATTTTTTTGGCCTGTCCAGTCTGGAGGTGGCGGCGCGCCGGCGTATTGCCGGTATTGCCGTGAAGTCGGGGCGGGTTTCGGTGCTGACGGAAGCGGAAAACCGTGACCTGTGGCAGCGCTGGCAGGCGGCAAAGATGAGGGATGCGGACAGTGCCGACGGGCTGGATATCATGATGGACGTGGCGGAGCATCATGATATTTCGCTGACGTCCGTCTGGAATGCCGTCAAAGAATGGCAGCAACAGGGTGCATCCGGATCGGTCTCTGTGAAAAAACAGGGATAA
- a CDS encoding STY4528 family pathogenicity island replication protein → MINLSADSLIAHTMAKMKSRLEQRPDDDVSQLRSGLLFMGNIQDAYPRRLLLDDRLSPLDKTGWMMIRLYAQQNEGAVFPSYDELQLLLASPYKGKASRETVSRVLLMLRITGWLSLCKRIRDEHGRVRGNIYAQHDEPLTCRDAEILDPHWLDTVAEACRSKNRTISQTAREVLTDIQEDPLMRHRHSHIRLLEARLNAVQTPQQRVMRQALQQGKQQTELREMKPGSETESGQLKGQNKPNSETELSMKSMTCRQTTKPNCYVRSFTQSVNKKTYVDTPSAIFLPEKLCRQLEPEDGGMLNSQLQALPAEQAQAVLTCLDKALQAGKIGNPVGWLLAMMKRAREGKLYVQAEPAVTTTAAAKKPVEFTRETARSVPPSSQAHVSSVVKDIRQRLAQAKYHRDDMG, encoded by the coding sequence ATGATAAACCTGTCAGCAGACAGCTTAATTGCCCACACTATGGCCAAAATGAAAAGCCGTCTGGAACAACGCCCCGACGATGACGTTTCACAGCTGCGCAGTGGTCTGCTGTTTATGGGTAACATTCAGGATGCCTATCCCCGTCGCCTGTTACTGGATGATCGCCTGTCACCACTGGATAAAACGGGCTGGATGATGATCCGTTTGTATGCGCAACAAAATGAAGGGGCGGTTTTCCCCAGCTACGATGAATTGCAGCTGCTGCTGGCCTCGCCCTATAAAGGCAAAGCCTCCCGTGAAACCGTCAGCCGGGTATTGCTGATGCTGCGAATAACCGGCTGGCTGAGTTTATGCAAGCGTATCCGCGACGAGCATGGGCGGGTGCGGGGCAATATCTATGCGCAACACGATGAACCGCTGACCTGCCGTGATGCCGAGATTCTCGATCCTCACTGGCTGGATACTGTGGCAGAAGCCTGTCGCAGCAAAAACCGCACTATCAGCCAGACGGCACGGGAGGTACTGACTGACATTCAAGAAGATCCACTGATGCGTCATCGTCACAGTCATATCCGTTTGCTGGAAGCGCGGCTGAATGCGGTGCAGACGCCACAGCAAAGGGTCATGAGGCAGGCGCTTCAACAGGGAAAACAGCAAACCGAACTCAGGGAAATGAAACCGGGTTCGGAAACCGAATCCGGTCAGTTAAAAGGGCAGAATAAGCCGAATTCGGAAACCGAACTCAGCATGAAATCAATGACTTGTCGTCAAACCACTAAACCGAACTGTTATGTACGTTCTTTCACACAGAGTGTGAATAAAAAAACATACGTAGATACACCGTCCGCTATTTTTCTGCCGGAAAAGTTATGCAGGCAACTGGAGCCGGAAGATGGGGGGATGCTGAACAGCCAGTTGCAGGCACTGCCTGCTGAACAGGCGCAGGCTGTGTTGACTTGTCTGGATAAGGCGTTACAGGCAGGTAAAATCGGTAATCCGGTCGGCTGGCTGCTGGCGATGATGAAACGGGCACGGGAGGGAAAACTGTATGTGCAGGCCGAACCGGCTGTCACGACGACGGCGGCTGCGAAGAAACCCGTTGAATTCACACGGGAAACGGCGCGTTCTGTTCCCCCCTCTTCACAAGCCCATGTCAGCAGTGTAGTGAAAGACATTCGTCAGCGGCTGGCGCAGGCAAAATATCACCGTGATGACATGGGGTAA